A segment of the Aureliella helgolandensis genome:
TCTGATTACTTTATTCGGACGCCTGCCCTATCTGCGAGCACCCAAGCGGCACTGGCGGCTGAAAAGGCAGTCGCGGCTAGTTCTTCAGTCGATGCTCTTGGAAGGCGATTGGGTAACAAAGGTTCGATTTTCAAATCCAAGACACTTTAAGGGTTCAAAATGATCAGACTCATTAACGCAATCAATGCAGCTAAGAAAATCCTCGTCGCCAGGCAGGCCTGGAACGAGCAGGATGGTCCGAACATCTTTTGGCAAGGTGCTCAATCAAAGCAGATCTCGGAGGCGTTTGACGAAGCCATTCGCACCGCTTGCGATTCAACGGCGGATGCTGATTCGGAGGTCGAGGATTCAGCACGGGCGCTGCTTCTGTGTCTGGACGATGTAGCCTATTCCCACCAGAAATGGCTGCAGGATGCTTCCATGGGACTACCCACAGCTCCACCTCGTGGATCAGATCAACTGCATCGCGTATTGGATCGATTGGCCGAACAGGTCAAGCAATCATCACTGCCGCTGCCACCTCCTATCGAACAGCTGCAAAAGCAAAAGGTTTCTCCCAACCAGATCGCTCTCATCTATGGGTGGAAGCTGGAGGACGGATCGCCCGATGCACAAAAGGTGTTCGAAGAGATCAGCAAGCCAGGGACTCACTTCAAGCCCAAAACGTGGGTTCATCCAGCTGTGAAGTCGATTCAAGCTGAGACGGATCGACGCTGGACAGTCCGTGAACCACGTAGTCGTCTATTCTTACTGCATAGCGATGGTCGCCCAGCGGGTGCCGAGCCAAGCAATCCTCAGATCCCTTCGCTCGACGAGCTGCTGGACGTTCGCGCGCCGGTGGAGCAGATCATGCGTTTGCATCAGATGACGGAAGAGGACGTGCTGGAGGCCGCTCGTGTGGCAGGAGTTGACTTACAGGAGCGCTACATCTAGCCCGCTAACTCTGCGGTTGCCCACCAAGAGCGAATGCAGCAGGAGGAAGCCAACGCCTAGGGTGGCATCAGCAATCGCATGACAGAACCTTCGAACCTTCCCAAGCCGGGAACGCTAAGCCGAGCCGAAAAGAAGCAGCGACATTTTGAGCGACTGCAGCGGTTGCCGCGTGTCGTGAAATCCTACCTGCAGGGCTTGTCGATTCTAGAGATTGCGGAAAAGGAGGGGGTCCGGCGCAGCTTGATCGATAAAGACATGCGTTACGCCAGAGGGATTTGGCGGAAGCGAGTTGAGGAGTCTGCCGAAGAGTACTTGGACCGTGAGCTTGAAAAGTTGAACCTGATAGAGACGGAAGCTTGGGCCGCGTGGGAGCGATCGAAGCTATCCACGTTGGAAACCATGCGAGAAAAAGGTGAGGACGGAAAGGTAAAGCGTCGCAGAGTTGTGCGGCAGAATTATGGAGACCCTCGCTTCCTCGATCAGGCGCGTAAGATTGTCGACGATCGGTGCAAGATGCTGAAGATCGGGCAGTACAGCACAGAAGAATCCAATGTCATTCACGCACGAACCGTAGAAGTGGTGGTCGAAACGGTCGAGCAAGTAAATCGCATCATGAACTACGAACAATATGAAGAGCTGCTTGGTCCGTCTGACAATTAGCGCCAGGAAACTACATGCGCATTTGTCCTGTACCCATTTCACGGTCCCAAAAGCAGTTTCGCACATCCGACGCCTGGCTGACCGGCTTCTGTGGTGGCCGGGGTGCTGGTAAGACCAAAATCGGGGCCGTCGATGTTCACCAAAAGGCAAAGCCTGGTGAACCATGGATGGCGATCAGTCCCGATAACAACATGATCCGGGAGACGACCCTCCCGACATTTCTTGAGACGGTTCGTTTTACCGGGGATTACATCGACGATCGAATGTCGCCAGTGCCGCGTGTCTGGTTTCGCACGCGATGGGGCGGCAAAGCAGAGATCGTGTTCAAGGGCGCGGAGGTTCCAGACAAGCTGCGGGGCCCCAACAAGGCTGGGATCTGGTTCGACGAAGCTTCGATCATCTGCAAGGAAGCGTTTGACATAGCAATCGCTTGCTGTCGCTACAAAGGGAAGATGGGGCCCGTCACAGCAACCTACACACCGCGGGGGTTCAAACACTGGACGTTCGAGAGCTTCTATGAGCTGGTCGACGATGCGATGATTGGCACGAAGGGTTTCATGCCCGAATCGCTGGAGTGCTTCCAGGGTAGGTTCTACCGGGCCAGGCCAGATTCGAAGCTGGTCCGCTGTGCTACTCGCGATAATCCCTTTGCTCCTCCTGAGTATGTCCAGCGCATTGGGCAGAACTACTCATCAGCCATGGCGCTGCAAGAACTGGAAGGGGACTTCATTGAGATCAGCGGACTGATTTTCAAGCGAGAGTGGTTCGCTGAAACGGTTCCCCATGCTCCTGCTCGAGCATCTCGTGTTCGCTACTGGGATAAGGCTGCAACGGCCGATGGGGGCTGCTTCACGGTGGGTCTGCTAATGGCGCTCGATGACCGGGGCGTGTACTACATCGAAGACATTGTTCGCGGTCAGTGGTCGGCGTATTCCCGCAACAAAATCATGCTTGAAACAGCTAAACGCGATGCGATCAAGTATGGCGGGAGTGTGCTGACTTATATCGAGCAAGAAGGAGGTGGCGACGGCAAGACGGTAGTCGATGATCTGATAAGCCTCTTGTCTGAGTTTCCCGTCTATCGCGACGTTGTCAGTGGAGGGCAATGGCGCATAAAGGGGAGCGTGCGATTGCCTGGCGATGCCAAGGTCAGGAGGTCATTGCCGTTCCAGGCGCAGGCAGAGGCAGGGAACGTAGTTTTAGTTGACGGCAAGTGGCACGGGGACTTCCTAGATGAAATCACCATGTTCCCCGAATATGCGTTTGCGGATCAGGTTGACGCGGCTTCCGGCGCACAGAAGAAGCTCAAGCAATCGGCTCCCATCTTTGGTGCTGGTGCGGAACGTTCAACAGAGCCGCTTGAAGAGTCTAAGTACGGCAAGACGGTTGACCTGGGGAGAGAGAGTGCGGTTAGCCGTTGGGGTGATCTACCTTGGAATCAAGTTGGAGGTGAGTAGAAATGTCAATTCTTTCAAGACTCGCTAATAGAGCAAGCCGCTACATCAAGGCTCGCGTGCAATCGACGCTGGGAGCACGCTCCAGAGCCCGTCCTCCCGGCAACATGCGTACCAGCTCAGGGAAGCCCCCTATTCGCCCCTACGGTAGTAGTCCTGGTGCGCCTCCTGTTGTTGGTGGCCCTGGTGTTGATGGCCACTCTGGAGCGACAGGCTTATCTGGAGTGTTGGCAGCCGAGCGTCGTCGCAACGATGAGAATGGCGACGACGATGACTTCGATGACATTCAGCTACTTGGCCGTGATGCTGGGTATGACCAAGAGGAGTTCCAGAGACTTGAACCAAAAATGCGTCGAGTGAGCAGCTCCAATGTGTTCAGCTACGCATTCGAAATGGAAACGGCACGGCAGGGGATTCTCTACGTCACATTCCTCGACTACACGCCCAAAGATGCGGGCGGGGATGGATCGAAGAAGAACTCTCCTGGTTCAACCTACGCCTACTACGACTTCCCACTGGCGAAGTTCAAGCAATTTGAGGCGATGGCAGCCTCCACTGCGGGCGGTGCTGTGTGGGACTATTGCCGTGTACGCCATTCCGGATTTGAGCACCAACACAGTTACCGGCTCGTTCAGTCAGCGGGGGATTACATCCCCCGCAAAGCCACCGCTGGCGGTTGGAAAGCTCGTAGCGTCCCAACTCTGGGGATTGGAAAGCGGTCTGCTCGTCGGTCGACCCTGAAGCCCAGAACGATGCATTTCAGGGCACAGGCGAATAACGGCGCTCCCAACAGGGGTGCACCAAACCGAGGGAATCCGAATCGAGGCAGCTGATTCAGTGTCAACATTCACACCAGATATCAGATGCGTAACACTGTGATTCTTAGTTGGACCAAAAAACGATAGGCACCATCAGCGGGGAAGCTGCAATGACAAG
Coding sequences within it:
- a CDS encoding phage terminase large subunit, coding for MRICPVPISRSQKQFRTSDAWLTGFCGGRGAGKTKIGAVDVHQKAKPGEPWMAISPDNNMIRETTLPTFLETVRFTGDYIDDRMSPVPRVWFRTRWGGKAEIVFKGAEVPDKLRGPNKAGIWFDEASIICKEAFDIAIACCRYKGKMGPVTATYTPRGFKHWTFESFYELVDDAMIGTKGFMPESLECFQGRFYRARPDSKLVRCATRDNPFAPPEYVQRIGQNYSSAMALQELEGDFIEISGLIFKREWFAETVPHAPARASRVRYWDKAATADGGCFTVGLLMALDDRGVYYIEDIVRGQWSAYSRNKIMLETAKRDAIKYGGSVLTYIEQEGGGDGKTVVDDLISLLSEFPVYRDVVSGGQWRIKGSVRLPGDAKVRRSLPFQAQAEAGNVVLVDGKWHGDFLDEITMFPEYAFADQVDAASGAQKKLKQSAPIFGAGAERSTEPLEESKYGKTVDLGRESAVSRWGDLPWNQVGGE
- a CDS encoding KTSC domain-containing protein; the protein is MSILSRLANRASRYIKARVQSTLGARSRARPPGNMRTSSGKPPIRPYGSSPGAPPVVGGPGVDGHSGATGLSGVLAAERRRNDENGDDDDFDDIQLLGRDAGYDQEEFQRLEPKMRRVSSSNVFSYAFEMETARQGILYVTFLDYTPKDAGGDGSKKNSPGSTYAYYDFPLAKFKQFEAMAASTAGGAVWDYCRVRHSGFEHQHSYRLVQSAGDYIPRKATAGGWKARSVPTLGIGKRSARRSTLKPRTMHFRAQANNGAPNRGAPNRGNPNRGS